Proteins encoded by one window of Lacipirellulaceae bacterium:
- a CDS encoding DUF1559 domain-containing protein: MEYSYTSSRSATRSRGFTLVELLVVIAIIGVLVGLLLPAVQAAREAARRSQCINNLHNMALAVQTYESSKGHFPESYGGFGRNTQQGEIPAEDNNLETGVGWQLMLLPQLEQQSLFDQFDSLGALEGFFNAPSSSGLGLQRQAVLDAGLLQTQLPTYMCPSDASVQQLSTEQFQWAGKTVATTSYKGNSGNPCPPGIFDCTERTYEGTTTRYVPPGMPSLGVLSYADYRQPTEVRMIEDGLSNTLLIGEDIPEHNDHSTVFYANSNSSITSTQLNYLPQPPTPRDWRIVQSFRSYHPGGANFAKCDASVTFIPESIDIDVYWWLSTRDGHEVLNSTSF, encoded by the coding sequence ATGGAATACAGTTATACCTCGTCTCGGTCAGCCACGCGGTCCCGAGGTTTCACGCTCGTCGAGTTACTCGTGGTCATCGCCATTATTGGCGTGCTTGTTGGCTTGCTGCTACCCGCCGTTCAGGCAGCACGCGAAGCGGCTCGGCGATCGCAGTGCATCAACAATTTGCACAATATGGCGCTGGCTGTGCAGACTTACGAAAGCTCCAAGGGGCATTTTCCAGAGAGCTATGGAGGCTTTGGCAGAAACACCCAGCAGGGCGAGATTCCCGCTGAAGATAACAATCTTGAGACGGGCGTAGGCTGGCAACTGATGTTGCTTCCACAGTTGGAGCAGCAATCGCTTTTCGATCAGTTCGACAGTTTAGGAGCTCTAGAAGGTTTCTTTAATGCGCCTTCATCCAGCGGGCTCGGACTGCAACGCCAGGCAGTTCTTGATGCGGGGCTTCTGCAGACTCAATTGCCAACTTATATGTGTCCGTCTGATGCCTCGGTGCAGCAGCTATCGACCGAGCAATTTCAATGGGCGGGTAAAACTGTCGCTACAACTAGTTATAAGGGCAACTCCGGCAATCCTTGCCCGCCGGGAATCTTTGATTGTACGGAGCGAACGTATGAAGGAACAACAACTCGGTATGTGCCGCCTGGGATGCCCAGTTTGGGAGTTCTGTCGTACGCGGACTACCGGCAGCCAACCGAAGTTCGGATGATTGAAGATGGACTCTCGAATACGCTTCTCATCGGAGAAGACATTCCAGAGCACAACGATCACAGTACCGTCTTCTACGCGAATTCGAATTCATCCATTACCTCGACTCAGCTCAACTATCTTCCACAGCCCCCAACGCCTCGAGATTGGAGAATCGTACAGAGTTTCCGCAGCTATCATCCAGGGGGCGCGAACTTCGCAAAGTGTGACGCTTCGGTGACTTTTATCCCTGAGTCTATTGACATTGATGTTTATTGGTGGCTTTCAACTCGAGATGGCCATGAGGTACTGAACTCGACAAGTTTCTGA
- the gyrA gene encoding DNA gyrase subunit A, with product MADDDTNDTNPEDSNPTDHGANLNPDGTPGNDAEGNPIVPNFDPSTAIAARLLDLPIEDELKDSYLTYAMSVIVSRALPDVRDGLKPSQRRILVAMNDLNLSPGAGRVKCAKISGDTSGNYHPHGESVIYPTLVRMAQEWNMRHVLVDKQGNFGSIAGLPPAAMRYTEARLSQIASIMLDDLKLDTVDFVPTYDERNVEPTVLPSKFPNLLVNGSGGIAVGMATSIPPHNLGEVCRGVIALMDNPEISVPELMDIIPGPDFPTGGMICGRSGILKGYQTGRSTVTVRARTSTEEKGKKTRIIVHEIPYQQSRDAVMLKVAALANEGKIVGISDVRDESDLKEPVRIVIDLKRDADPDVVLNQLYKFSPLQDTFSIILIALVDGKPRMLSLKEMLEEFLRHRVTVIRRRTQFLLARARKRKHTVQGLLLAHANIDEVIRVIRASKTQPEAKQALMQIKTPGALLKRALGDEGYSQFQEERGVAEEYSLTPVQADAILRMTLGQLVNLEQEKLADEHNKLLVEIADYVDILGDPQRIFTMIREDCEMLINKHADERRTEIDHEEIGDVDMEDLIEEETMVVSISHQGYIKRTPASVYSAQKRGGKGIKGAKVEEDDPVEHLFVTSTHHYLLFFTNLGKVYWQKVYNLPQLSRDSKGRAIVNLLNLDEGEKIADCRAIRDFDRPDHHLLMATRNGLVKKTDLKAYSRPKKTGIIAIKLKEGDELMDVVVTGPDDEVILATAQGMAIRFRATDARSMGRNSSGVKGINLAKDDHLAGMVVADPEATLLTATEKGFGKRTYFGPNADSAEGDNSVTGNDDISSSNSYRTQNRGGKGLRDIKTTDRNGQVVGICRVDETDELLMMTARGKIQRVKVSDFNVIGRNTQGVNLMTLDADDSLAAIVRVPKEEADEEVDAVATPSETEDSSGEEE from the coding sequence GTGGCGGACGACGATACCAACGACACCAATCCGGAAGACTCCAACCCCACCGACCACGGGGCGAATCTCAACCCCGACGGCACGCCCGGCAACGACGCTGAGGGCAACCCCATCGTGCCGAACTTCGATCCGTCCACCGCCATCGCTGCGCGGCTGTTGGACTTGCCGATCGAAGACGAGCTCAAGGACAGCTACCTCACCTACGCGATGAGCGTGATCGTCTCACGCGCACTGCCCGACGTGCGCGACGGACTGAAGCCCTCGCAGCGGCGCATTTTGGTCGCAATGAACGACCTCAACCTCTCGCCTGGGGCAGGGCGGGTGAAGTGTGCGAAGATCTCCGGTGACACGTCAGGTAACTATCACCCCCACGGTGAAAGTGTCATCTATCCGACCTTGGTTCGCATGGCCCAAGAGTGGAATATGCGGCATGTGCTGGTCGACAAACAGGGCAACTTTGGCTCGATCGCCGGCCTGCCTCCCGCGGCGATGCGATACACGGAGGCCCGTCTGTCGCAAATCGCGTCGATCATGCTCGACGATTTGAAACTCGACACGGTCGACTTCGTTCCCACCTACGACGAACGCAACGTCGAGCCGACAGTTCTTCCATCGAAATTCCCCAACCTGCTAGTCAACGGCTCCGGCGGTATCGCTGTCGGTATGGCGACCAGCATCCCGCCGCATAACTTGGGTGAAGTCTGCCGTGGGGTGATCGCCCTGATGGATAACCCGGAAATTTCCGTTCCTGAGTTGATGGACATCATCCCCGGGCCTGACTTTCCCACCGGCGGTATGATCTGTGGCCGCAGCGGAATTCTGAAGGGCTACCAAACAGGCCGCAGTACCGTGACTGTCCGCGCCCGCACTAGTACCGAAGAGAAGGGTAAGAAGACGCGAATCATCGTACACGAAATTCCCTACCAGCAATCACGCGATGCGGTGATGCTCAAAGTCGCCGCGCTCGCCAACGAGGGCAAGATCGTCGGCATTTCCGACGTTCGAGACGAAAGCGATCTCAAAGAGCCAGTCCGGATCGTCATCGATCTGAAGCGTGATGCCGATCCCGATGTCGTCCTCAACCAGCTCTACAAGTTCTCGCCACTGCAAGACACGTTCTCGATCATCCTGATCGCCCTGGTCGATGGCAAGCCGCGGATGCTTTCGCTCAAGGAGATGCTCGAAGAGTTTCTCCGCCACCGCGTCACGGTCATCCGCCGCCGCACGCAATTCCTCCTCGCACGGGCACGCAAGCGGAAGCATACCGTTCAAGGCTTGCTGCTCGCTCATGCGAATATCGACGAAGTCATCCGCGTCATCCGAGCCTCGAAAACACAGCCCGAAGCTAAGCAGGCGTTGATGCAAATCAAAACCCCAGGCGCACTGCTCAAGCGTGCCTTGGGAGACGAAGGATACTCCCAGTTTCAAGAAGAGCGCGGTGTCGCCGAGGAATATTCGCTTACCCCCGTGCAAGCGGATGCGATCCTGCGCATGACGCTCGGCCAGTTGGTGAACCTCGAGCAAGAAAAACTTGCCGACGAGCACAACAAGCTGCTCGTCGAAATTGCCGATTACGTGGACATTCTTGGTGATCCGCAACGCATCTTCACCATGATTCGTGAAGACTGCGAGATGCTGATCAACAAGCACGCCGACGAGCGTCGCACCGAAATCGACCATGAGGAAATCGGCGATGTCGACATGGAGGACTTGATCGAAGAGGAGACAATGGTCGTCTCGATCAGTCACCAAGGCTACATCAAACGCACCCCGGCCAGCGTCTACTCCGCTCAAAAACGTGGCGGCAAGGGCATCAAAGGCGCGAAGGTCGAAGAGGACGATCCGGTCGAGCATCTATTCGTCACGAGCACACACCACTACTTGTTGTTCTTCACGAACCTCGGCAAAGTTTACTGGCAGAAGGTTTACAACCTGCCGCAACTGTCGCGCGACAGCAAAGGCCGGGCGATTGTGAATCTGTTGAACCTAGATGAGGGAGAGAAGATCGCCGACTGCCGTGCAATCCGCGACTTCGACCGACCAGACCATCATCTCTTGATGGCCACCCGTAACGGTCTTGTGAAAAAGACCGACCTCAAAGCCTATAGCCGTCCCAAGAAAACCGGCATCATCGCCATCAAACTCAAAGAGGGTGACGAACTGATGGACGTCGTCGTCACCGGTCCCGACGACGAGGTGATACTGGCGACTGCTCAAGGAATGGCCATCCGCTTCCGCGCCACCGATGCACGCTCCATGGGTCGTAACTCCAGCGGCGTGAAGGGCATCAATCTCGCCAAGGACGATCACCTCGCCGGCATGGTGGTTGCCGATCCGGAAGCCACGCTGCTGACCGCAACTGAGAAAGGCTTTGGCAAGCGAACCTACTTCGGCCCGAACGCAGATAGTGCCGAAGGCGACAATTCTGTAACGGGTAACGACGACATCAGCAGCAGCAATAGCTACCGCACCCAAAACCGTGGCGGCAAGGGCCTACGCGACATCAAAACGACCGACCGCAATGGCCAAGTCGTCGGCATCTGCCGCGTCGACGAAACCGACGAGCTTCTCATGATGACCGCCCGCGGCAAAATCCAGCGTGTCAAAGTCAGCGACTTCAACGTCATCGGCCGCAACACCCAAGGCGTGAACCTCATGACCCTCGACGCCGACGATTCACTCGCGGCGATCGTCCGCGTGCCGAAGGAAGAGGCGGACGAGGAAGTCGATGCCGTCGCTACGCCTAGCGAGACGGAAGATTCGAGCGGCGAAGAAGAGTAG
- a CDS encoding CARDB domain-containing protein, whose amino-acid sequence MRSLLVALVGIVALVGPAVAQAQNQKRFSRARLPEAVNGRQSKSLNRNTKEVTQAQSSQLPKGQAAKASTSTGRNNPNDPQFQPKPDLVALYVIDRGNTAIIAVQNRGKVRSNATTARLVISSLGAAGTKVRNVSLGSLEPNGTKLLHVRGLLLSHVSMSVRVDAADKNQESDETNNLAFHVVEDQTNNGPDMAITKIQFFSKQKEVWVTVHNYGKKKVDRSTLHLESKFGLKLNERMRHTIKDLRPGTHQIYRFFPKQMQRGMQFEAIADINNHVPEQSEGNNRRTQTY is encoded by the coding sequence GTGAGAAGTTTACTAGTAGCTTTGGTTGGTATCGTTGCCTTGGTTGGCCCTGCTGTTGCGCAGGCTCAAAACCAGAAGCGATTCTCTCGGGCTCGTTTGCCAGAGGCCGTGAATGGGCGACAGTCGAAAAGCCTAAACCGGAACACAAAGGAAGTCACACAGGCACAGTCCTCTCAATTGCCAAAGGGGCAAGCGGCCAAAGCGAGCACGTCGACAGGACGGAACAACCCCAACGATCCACAGTTCCAACCGAAGCCTGACTTGGTTGCGCTCTATGTCATCGACCGAGGGAACACGGCGATCATTGCCGTTCAAAACCGCGGCAAAGTTAGGTCGAACGCGACAACTGCTCGCTTGGTGATCTCTTCACTGGGAGCGGCAGGGACAAAGGTTCGCAACGTCAGCCTCGGTTCGCTTGAGCCTAATGGAACGAAACTGCTGCACGTGCGTGGACTGTTGTTGAGCCATGTCTCGATGTCCGTCCGAGTCGACGCTGCTGATAAGAATCAGGAATCGGATGAGACCAACAACTTGGCCTTCCATGTGGTCGAGGACCAGACGAATAACGGCCCGGACATGGCGATCACGAAGATCCAGTTCTTCTCAAAGCAGAAGGAAGTATGGGTGACAGTGCACAATTATGGCAAGAAGAAGGTCGACCGTTCAACTTTGCACTTAGAGAGCAAATTCGGACTGAAGCTCAACGAGCGGATGCGGCATACGATCAAAGACCTCAGACCGGGGACGCATCAGATCTATCGATTCTTCCCGAAACAGATGCAGCGAGGCATGCAGTTCGAGGCGATCGCCGACATCAATAACCATGTCCCTGAACAAAGCGAAGGGAACAATCGTCGTACGCAAACCTATTAG
- a CDS encoding substrate-binding domain-containing protein, protein MSENTTSGGKWGLILLALIAIGAAAWYRSSVTVDPIAKGNKTTRAVFVTGGSDDFWKLTAKGAEAAAKEHNVELEVKMPSQAEGADEQMRIMIALQDSEIDGCAVSPLDADSQTRLINRLSDKMHVVTFDSDAPLSERLYYVGTSNFRAGRIAHKLVREAVPDGGKVAVFISNLTKSNTKERKLGYEEAEVKANQKVDNDGDGPNWETVVYAIDEGSEAKTKENLAKALEENPDLDCVVGMNGYHGALLLQALKEAGKLGELKIIAFDAAEETLDGVAEGNIHATIAQDPYLYGYEAVRMLASLHNGHESQLPLVGGGAVNVLTQAIGKDDVEGFREKLKKRLNGTATKAAESKQESEAA, encoded by the coding sequence ATGTCCGAAAACACAACGTCGGGTGGCAAGTGGGGGCTAATACTCTTGGCACTTATTGCTATCGGAGCAGCGGCCTGGTATCGCAGTTCCGTAACGGTCGATCCAATCGCCAAGGGAAACAAGACTACCCGGGCCGTGTTTGTTACAGGCGGCTCTGACGATTTTTGGAAACTGACCGCCAAGGGAGCCGAGGCCGCTGCCAAGGAGCACAATGTCGAGCTCGAGGTGAAAATGCCCTCGCAGGCTGAGGGCGCCGACGAGCAGATGCGCATTATGATTGCTCTGCAGGATTCCGAAATCGACGGCTGTGCAGTGAGCCCGCTCGATGCGGACTCTCAAACCCGGCTAATCAATCGCCTCTCCGATAAAATGCACGTCGTCACGTTCGACTCAGACGCTCCACTATCAGAACGCCTCTATTATGTCGGCACCAGTAACTTTCGCGCAGGGCGAATTGCTCACAAGTTGGTCCGCGAAGCTGTCCCCGACGGGGGAAAAGTGGCAGTTTTCATTTCCAATCTAACAAAAAGCAACACGAAGGAGCGGAAACTCGGCTACGAAGAAGCGGAAGTGAAGGCTAACCAAAAAGTCGATAACGACGGCGACGGGCCGAATTGGGAGACCGTTGTGTATGCCATTGACGAAGGCAGTGAGGCAAAGACAAAGGAAAACCTCGCCAAAGCTTTGGAAGAAAACCCAGATCTTGACTGCGTCGTCGGCATGAATGGCTATCACGGAGCGTTATTGCTTCAAGCACTCAAAGAGGCGGGCAAACTCGGCGAGCTCAAGATCATCGCCTTCGACGCTGCTGAAGAAACTCTCGACGGCGTAGCCGAAGGCAACATCCACGCCACCATTGCTCAAGACCCTTACCTCTACGGCTACGAAGCGGTCCGAATGCTAGCCTCCTTACACAACGGGCACGAAAGCCAGTTGCCCCTTGTTGGCGGTGGAGCGGTCAACGTCTTGACCCAGGCGATCGGTAAAGACGATGTCGAAGGCTTCCGAGAAAAACTCAAAAAGCGGCTGAACGGAACCGCGACGAAAGCAGCTGAATCAAAGCAAGAATCCGAAGCGGCATAG
- a CDS encoding alpha-L-fucosidase, giving the protein MKFKNLGFLSVVVSLLFLTASASAKEHEQAPYEANWESLAKHTPAPEWFRNDKFGIYFHWGVYSVPAFGNEWYPRHMHLKDKKEYTHHVNKYGVPTEFGYDKFVPDFTAEHFDAEEWCDLFQKAGARFAGPVAEHHDGYAMWDSELTPWNSMDTGPKRDITGEMAKALRKRDMKLAVTFHHARNSLWKNEKGQWTGHYSGAKTNFPSMLEDKKRAILYGYMPREEFLDMWLGKLKEVIDKYDPELIWFDSWLHEIPEEIRQEFVAYYFNEAAKKGQEVLVTYKQEDLPQTVGVLDLEKGGMKDKTEFVWLTDDTISYGSWCYTENLKIKPTRVVLHSLIDIVSKNGQLILNISPKADGSIPEGQRNVLLEMGKWLDKYGEAIYDTRPFVVFGHGTAKDEKGHFGGVKTDKAKTAEDIRYTQKGKTVYAFQLGKPAPGDTVLLQGFAKSDGRPALNVASVKLLSNGESIAMKPTDAGLELTIPPVIGEPLDDIANVYKIELE; this is encoded by the coding sequence ATGAAGTTCAAGAACCTCGGCTTTCTTTCTGTAGTGGTCTCACTTCTTTTTCTCACGGCATCTGCTAGTGCCAAAGAGCACGAACAGGCCCCCTACGAAGCGAACTGGGAATCCCTCGCCAAGCACACGCCTGCCCCTGAGTGGTTTCGCAACGACAAGTTCGGCATCTACTTCCACTGGGGCGTTTACTCGGTACCGGCTTTTGGCAACGAGTGGTACCCACGGCATATGCACCTCAAGGACAAGAAGGAATACACTCACCACGTCAACAAGTATGGGGTGCCCACGGAATTTGGGTACGACAAGTTTGTACCTGACTTCACCGCGGAGCATTTCGATGCTGAAGAGTGGTGTGACCTGTTCCAGAAAGCCGGCGCTCGCTTCGCTGGCCCCGTAGCTGAGCATCACGACGGCTACGCGATGTGGGACAGTGAGCTAACGCCTTGGAACTCGATGGACACCGGCCCCAAGCGGGACATCACCGGCGAGATGGCCAAGGCACTACGCAAGCGTGATATGAAGCTGGCCGTCACTTTCCATCACGCACGGAACAGTCTTTGGAAGAACGAGAAGGGGCAGTGGACCGGTCACTACTCCGGTGCGAAAACCAACTTCCCCTCAATGCTCGAGGACAAGAAGCGAGCCATCCTTTACGGCTACATGCCGCGTGAAGAGTTCCTCGACATGTGGCTGGGCAAGCTCAAAGAAGTGATCGATAAGTACGACCCTGAACTGATCTGGTTCGACAGTTGGTTGCACGAGATCCCTGAAGAGATCCGCCAAGAGTTTGTTGCTTACTACTTCAACGAAGCGGCCAAGAAGGGCCAAGAAGTACTCGTCACCTACAAGCAAGAAGACTTACCACAGACCGTCGGTGTGCTTGATCTGGAAAAAGGAGGCATGAAGGACAAGACGGAGTTTGTCTGGCTCACCGACGATACCATCAGCTACGGCAGTTGGTGCTATACCGAGAACCTGAAAATCAAACCAACGAGAGTCGTGCTGCATAGCCTCATCGACATCGTCAGCAAGAACGGTCAATTGATTCTCAACATCTCGCCCAAGGCCGACGGCAGTATACCCGAGGGGCAACGCAACGTACTGCTAGAAATGGGCAAGTGGCTCGACAAATATGGCGAAGCTATTTACGACACACGGCCTTTCGTTGTCTTCGGTCACGGTACGGCCAAGGACGAAAAAGGCCATTTCGGGGGCGTAAAGACGGACAAAGCAAAGACGGCTGAAGACATTCGCTACACCCAGAAGGGCAAGACAGTCTACGCCTTTCAATTAGGCAAACCGGCTCCTGGAGACACAGTGCTCCTCCAAGGCTTCGCCAAGTCCGACGGACGCCCAGCGCTAAATGTCGCAAGCGTGAAGCTGTTGAGTAACGGTGAATCGATCGCCATGAAACCAACCGACGCGGGATTGGAGTTGACGATCCCGCCGGTCATCGGCGAGCCGCTTGACGATATAGCCAATGTCTACAAGATCGAATTGGAATAG
- a CDS encoding glucosidase yields MMEPPTAEHARLAEEKAREQNWKRWGPYLSERQWGTVREDYSANGDSWRDFPHDHARSRAYRWGEDGLMGFTDRQCRLCFSIALWNGKDPILKERLFGLTGPEGNHGEDVKECYYYLDSTPTHSYAKALYRYPQAEFPYQLLAEENARRGKSSREYELVDTGVFKDRRYFDVVTEYAKAGPNDLLVRITATNRGPKEAELWLLPTLWFRNTWIWGCKHEGCTLKPKLALVGNGSLEATHETLGRFYASFSHHPSGDTAKVLFTENETNSKLLFGREQYTPYVKDAFHRYLIDGQEDAVNPQQLGTKAAGLYRLQIQAGESQKIEVRLFEEGASSTAAFGENFDQVFNDRLIEADAFYDHVIGPNADNEQRNVSRQAYAGLNWTKQFYHYIVEDWLDGDEVINKPPAQRRSGRNHKWGHLYARDVLSMPDKWEYPWFAAWDLAFHMIPHCRIDPEFAKNQLLVLLREWYMHPNGQLPAYEFAFYDVNPPVHAWACLRVYQLTGGKDREFLAKCFGRLLLNFTWWVNQVDDGGDNVFAGGFLGLDNIGVFDRSKGLPAGAKLEQADGTAWMAFYCGTMLSIALEMAREDPSYEDMASKFLDHFVRIADAINSRNGAGLWDDDQGFYFDQLQIDGQTIPMRVRSLVGLLPLIAVEVLDEPLVQCLPAFKNRLKWFLTYRRDLTKQVSLADCPKGSRKMLLAIPNRERLERVLRVLLDESEFLSPFGIRSLSKRHEHEPFNLRIRGQTHSIRYVPGESDSYMFGGNSNWRGPIWWPTSYLLIESLERYYEFYGDDFQVECPSGSGQMKNLLEVAREVNDRLTRIFLPSEPDGARPCLGATCCPKEYFDWQGEVLFHEYFHGDTGEGLGASHQTGWTALVANCIERQIGKHPTVDGVHAFHGQEL; encoded by the coding sequence ATGATGGAACCCCCCACAGCCGAACACGCCCGCCTCGCAGAAGAGAAAGCCCGTGAGCAGAACTGGAAGCGTTGGGGTCCCTACCTTTCCGAGCGACAATGGGGCACCGTCCGCGAAGACTACTCTGCCAATGGCGACTCTTGGCGAGACTTCCCCCACGATCATGCTCGCAGTCGGGCTTACAGGTGGGGAGAAGACGGCTTGATGGGTTTTACCGACCGACAGTGTCGGCTTTGCTTCTCAATCGCGCTATGGAACGGCAAGGATCCGATTCTTAAGGAGCGCCTGTTCGGTCTCACAGGTCCCGAAGGCAATCACGGTGAAGACGTCAAAGAGTGCTACTACTACCTTGACTCGACTCCAACGCACTCTTACGCGAAGGCATTGTACCGTTATCCGCAAGCAGAGTTTCCCTACCAGCTATTGGCAGAGGAGAACGCCCGACGTGGCAAAAGCAGTCGTGAGTATGAGCTAGTCGATACGGGAGTGTTCAAGGATCGCCGTTATTTTGACGTGGTGACCGAATATGCAAAGGCGGGACCCAACGACCTTCTGGTTCGCATCACAGCCACCAATCGTGGTCCAAAGGAGGCCGAGTTGTGGCTCCTGCCAACCCTCTGGTTTCGTAACACTTGGATCTGGGGCTGCAAGCACGAGGGCTGCACCCTGAAGCCGAAGCTCGCTTTGGTCGGCAACGGTTCTTTGGAAGCAACTCACGAAACTCTCGGTAGATTCTACGCTAGTTTCAGTCACCATCCGTCTGGTGACACTGCCAAGGTGCTCTTTACTGAAAACGAAACTAATAGCAAGCTTCTGTTCGGCAGAGAGCAATACACTCCTTATGTCAAAGATGCGTTCCACCGATATCTGATCGATGGTCAAGAAGATGCGGTCAACCCGCAGCAGCTCGGCACGAAAGCAGCAGGCCTCTACCGATTGCAAATACAAGCAGGTGAAAGCCAAAAAATCGAAGTTCGTCTCTTTGAAGAAGGTGCTTCAAGTACCGCGGCCTTCGGTGAAAACTTCGATCAAGTGTTTAATGATCGCCTTATTGAGGCAGACGCATTTTATGACCATGTGATTGGTCCCAATGCAGACAATGAGCAACGCAACGTCTCTCGGCAGGCATATGCGGGGTTGAATTGGACCAAGCAGTTTTATCACTATATCGTTGAGGATTGGCTCGACGGTGACGAGGTGATTAATAAGCCACCGGCTCAGCGACGGAGTGGACGCAACCACAAATGGGGGCACCTCTATGCTCGTGACGTACTGAGCATGCCAGATAAGTGGGAATATCCTTGGTTTGCCGCCTGGGACTTGGCCTTCCACATGATTCCACACTGTCGAATTGATCCAGAATTCGCAAAGAATCAACTTCTGGTACTCTTGCGCGAATGGTACATGCATCCCAACGGTCAGTTGCCGGCTTATGAGTTCGCTTTCTACGACGTCAACCCACCCGTACACGCTTGGGCCTGCCTGCGTGTGTACCAGCTGACAGGTGGCAAAGACCGAGAGTTTCTCGCCAAGTGTTTCGGTCGATTGCTGCTCAATTTCACATGGTGGGTGAATCAAGTGGACGATGGCGGCGATAACGTCTTCGCCGGGGGCTTTCTCGGGTTGGACAACATCGGCGTTTTCGACCGCTCCAAAGGTCTTCCAGCGGGAGCCAAACTGGAACAAGCCGATGGAACTGCCTGGATGGCTTTTTACTGCGGCACAATGTTGTCGATCGCCCTCGAAATGGCACGTGAAGATCCTAGCTACGAGGATATGGCGTCTAAGTTCCTTGATCACTTTGTCCGTATCGCTGACGCAATCAACAGTCGTAACGGTGCGGGCCTTTGGGATGACGACCAAGGTTTCTACTTCGACCAGCTACAGATCGACGGCCAGACCATCCCGATGCGGGTGCGCTCGCTAGTCGGATTGCTTCCACTGATCGCCGTAGAAGTACTCGATGAACCTTTGGTTCAATGCCTCCCTGCTTTTAAGAATCGATTAAAGTGGTTCCTCACTTACCGTCGTGATTTGACCAAACAAGTGTCTCTAGCCGATTGCCCCAAAGGGTCGAGAAAAATGCTTTTGGCGATTCCTAATCGCGAACGCCTGGAACGAGTCCTTCGGGTGCTACTTGATGAATCTGAGTTCCTTTCGCCCTTCGGGATACGCTCGCTCTCAAAGCGTCACGAACACGAGCCGTTCAACCTAAGAATCAGGGGACAGACACACAGCATCCGTTACGTGCCTGGAGAGTCGGATAGCTACATGTTCGGCGGCAACAGCAATTGGCGAGGTCCCATCTGGTGGCCAACTAGTTATCTCTTGATCGAATCGTTGGAGCGATACTACGAATTCTATGGTGACGACTTCCAGGTGGAATGTCCTTCTGGTTCGGGGCAGATGAAGAACTTGCTCGAAGTGGCACGCGAAGTCAATGACCGGCTAACTCGCATCTTCTTACCTAGCGAACCTGACGGTGCACGGCCCTGCTTGGGTGCCACCTGTTGCCCGAAAGAGTATTTCGACTGGCAAGGCGAGGTGCTTTTCCACGAGTACTTCCATGGAGACACGGGCGAGGGACTCGGTGCCAGCCATCAGACTGGCTGGACCGCTCTTGTAGCAAACTGTATCGAGCGGCAAATCGGCAAGCACCCCACAGTTGACGGTGTTCACGCTTTTCATGGCCAGGAGCTTTAG